One Bacillus sp. FJAT-52991 genomic region harbors:
- a CDS encoding HTH-type transcriptional regulator Hpr — protein sequence MSNHQYSMKEALIFSQRMAQLSKALWKAVEKDWQQWIKPYDLNINEHHILWIAYHLKGASISDVAKFGVMHVSTAFNFSKKLEERGYLNFSKKENDKRNTYVEITEQGEQVLLELMESYDPHHNSVFAGTAPLRELFGKFPDLVEILTIVKNIYGEDFMDIFEKSIHNIDKDFFEEDGKLVKAKITTPNHL from the coding sequence ATGTCTAACCATCAGTACTCTATGAAAGAAGCTCTTATATTCAGTCAGCGGATGGCACAATTAAGCAAAGCATTATGGAAGGCTGTCGAAAAAGATTGGCAACAATGGATTAAACCATACGATTTAAACATTAACGAACATCATATTTTATGGATTGCTTATCATTTAAAAGGGGCCTCGATATCAGATGTCGCTAAGTTTGGCGTGATGCACGTCTCAACCGCTTTTAATTTTTCGAAAAAATTAGAAGAAAGAGGTTATTTGAACTTTTCTAAGAAAGAAAATGATAAACGCAATACGTATGTAGAAATCACTGAACAAGGTGAACAAGTGTTGCTTGAGCTGATGGAGAGCTATGATCCTCATCATAATTCTGTGTTTGCAGGAACAGCTCCACTACGGGAGCTTTTTGGTAAATTCCCTGATTTAGTGGAAATCCTGACGATCGTCAAAAATATTTATGGCGAAGACTTTATGGATATTTTTGAGAAATCGATCCATAATATCGACAAGGATTTTTTTGAAGAGGATGGGAAGCTCGTCAAAGCAAAAATCACTACTCCCAACCATCTATAA
- a CDS encoding DUF3267 domain-containing protein, producing MKCWRAFDFEKKYGFNKIMVFSFILMMLFFSCSFALMQSMYSETLYSSYFELFLIGLLAVYPLHKFVHMLPILRYFPHMTFKYSLKLGCLPIVFITIKKPVPKKRFILSLVLPFFMINPILLLSGILFPNYLHYFTMLSAYHTGICVMDFLYLKALVTSPKSAVIEEHDRGYEILIPQ from the coding sequence ATGAAGTGTTGGCGTGCATTTGATTTTGAAAAAAAGTACGGTTTCAATAAAATCATGGTTTTTTCGTTCATCCTTATGATGTTGTTTTTTAGCTGCAGTTTTGCGCTTATGCAATCCATGTATTCTGAAACCTTGTATTCTTCATATTTCGAATTATTTTTGATTGGATTGCTAGCGGTTTATCCACTCCATAAATTTGTTCATATGTTACCAATTTTACGTTATTTTCCGCATATGACATTCAAATATAGTTTAAAATTAGGCTGTCTGCCGATTGTTTTCATCACGATCAAGAAACCTGTGCCAAAGAAAAGGTTTATACTCAGTTTAGTACTGCCTTTTTTCATGATTAACCCTATTTTGCTATTAAGCGGCATTCTCTTCCCGAATTATCTGCATTATTTCACGATGCTTTCCGCTTATCATACAGGAATTTGTGTCATGGATTTTCTTTATTTAAAAGCGTTAGTTACCTCCCCGAAGTCAGCCGTCATTGAAGAGCATGACCGAGGGTATGAAATTTTAATTCCTCAATAG
- a CDS encoding sporulation YhaL family protein, producing the protein MTFPLWMYVVVAGIFFSAFMTVKTSKAERKAEMDYIEQEGQVYIQRMEKERDLKIKS; encoded by the coding sequence ATGACATTTCCATTATGGATGTATGTCGTAGTAGCAGGGATTTTTTTCAGCGCATTTATGACAGTGAAGACATCAAAGGCTGAAAGAAAGGCTGAGATGGATTATATTGAACAGGAAGGGCAAGTGTATATTCAGCGGATGGAGAAGGAACGAGATCTGAAAATTAAAAGTTAA
- a CDS encoding YhzD family protein, which produces MQTYKLTVFEKNGEKLLDEAFEAKNNEEAKTIGQKLLHRHAYEEHTHRCTSPLGKLVLFHV; this is translated from the coding sequence ATGCAAACTTATAAACTAACAGTCTTCGAAAAAAACGGAGAAAAATTATTAGACGAAGCCTTTGAAGCAAAAAACAATGAGGAAGCAAAAACGATCGGGCAAAAACTCCTTCATCGCCATGCCTACGAAGAACACACCCACCGCTGCACCTCACCCCTGGGAAAACTAGTATTATTTCATGTGTGA
- a CDS encoding MFS transporter, whose amino-acid sequence MEKKKKGPLLLLSFNLFIIMVGIGLVIPILPFYVEEFGAGARTLGALIAVYSFMQFLFAPVWGKLSDKIGRKPLITAGLLGFAAAEFLFAFATDIWMLFTARMLAGIFGSALMPTAMAYVSDVTTSQERGKGMGILGASMGLGIVIGPGIGGWLAEYDLSYPFIFAGIAAIVAAIVSVLVLPESYSKEQREKDAQRKANEPSVNQWEQFKQTMLSPAGFLLFLVFLLSFGLANFQSIFGYYSWERYNYGPKDVGLIMLIIGLIGTFVQGYGVGKITKRFGDRNTVLGSLLLSAVGFVIMTLATNFVGVIVTTGLFFIGNSLLRPSVNSLLSKYAGSKQGYIMGLNNSFLSLGNVAGPLVAGMLFEWNIYFPYLFGGAVMLVGFLFTYRFAMKHKVQEAR is encoded by the coding sequence ATGGAAAAAAAGAAAAAAGGTCCATTATTATTACTCAGCTTTAATTTATTTATCATTATGGTTGGGATTGGTCTTGTCATTCCAATTTTGCCGTTTTATGTGGAAGAGTTTGGAGCGGGAGCAAGGACACTTGGGGCATTGATTGCGGTGTATTCTTTTATGCAATTTTTGTTCGCGCCAGTATGGGGAAAGCTGTCCGATAAGATTGGGCGTAAACCGTTAATTACAGCTGGTTTGCTTGGGTTTGCGGCGGCTGAATTTCTGTTCGCCTTTGCTACCGACATATGGATGTTGTTCACTGCCCGAATGTTAGCCGGAATATTTGGTTCAGCATTAATGCCAACAGCGATGGCTTATGTCTCCGATGTAACAACGTCTCAAGAGCGCGGAAAAGGCATGGGGATTTTAGGGGCATCTATGGGACTTGGGATTGTCATTGGTCCTGGTATTGGCGGCTGGCTCGCTGAATATGATTTATCATATCCATTTATTTTTGCGGGGATCGCGGCAATTGTTGCGGCGATTGTGTCGGTGTTAGTTCTACCAGAGTCGTATTCCAAGGAACAACGGGAGAAAGATGCACAGCGAAAAGCAAATGAACCGTCCGTTAATCAATGGGAACAATTCAAACAGACGATGTTAAGCCCCGCTGGATTTCTGCTATTTCTTGTGTTCTTATTAAGCTTTGGTCTAGCTAATTTCCAATCAATATTCGGTTATTATTCCTGGGAGCGTTACAACTACGGACCGAAAGATGTAGGTCTTATTATGCTCATTATTGGCTTGATTGGTACGTTCGTTCAAGGGTATGGGGTTGGAAAAATAACGAAAAGATTTGGTGACCGCAACACGGTGCTTGGCTCATTACTACTGAGTGCAGTTGGTTTTGTTATTATGACGCTTGCCACGAATTTTGTGGGTGTAATAGTAACAACAGGCTTGTTTTTTATTGGAAATTCGCTACTGCGTCCATCGGTTAACTCCTTACTTTCTAAATATGCCGGATCGAAACAAGGCTATATTATGGGATTGAATAATTCATTTTTAAGCCTTGGCAATGTTGCTGGCCCGCTTGTTGCCGGCATGTTATTTGAGTGGAATATCTATTTTCCTTATTTATTTGGCGGAGCGGTGATGTTAGTTGGATTTTTATTCACATATCGTTTTGCTATGAAACACAAAGTACAAGAAGCAAGATAA
- a CDS encoding YtxH domain-containing protein codes for MDKKALLFGLLTGTIAGMATTLFSTPLSGKETREKAKSSLSCAKSSINAISNNLSEVKSSVKTLSEVSKETFTEVTGGLKTSVSLWQESTKPTIQKLQQELEDIQSTVDELNQLPKNKESK; via the coding sequence ATGGATAAAAAGGCACTATTATTCGGATTACTCACTGGTACAATTGCTGGAATGGCCACAACTTTGTTCAGTACACCGCTGTCTGGCAAGGAAACACGAGAAAAAGCAAAATCTTCACTAAGTTGTGCTAAAAGCTCTATAAATGCCATTAGCAATAATTTAAGTGAAGTGAAATCCTCCGTGAAAACCCTCTCGGAAGTCAGTAAGGAAACATTTACCGAGGTAACGGGCGGCTTAAAAACTAGTGTATCTCTATGGCAAGAAAGTACGAAACCTACGATTCAGAAACTGCAACAAGAGTTAGAAGACATTCAATCGACAGTGGACGAATTAAACCAACTACCGAAAAACAAGGAGTCTAAATAA
- a CDS encoding enoyl-CoA hydratase — protein sequence MDKFETVKCDINGGVARITLSRPQSMNALNVQMMEELLTCLQEVSRDNQVKVVVLSGKGDAFSSGGDIKQMLTGLDEQQFFTVMDVISDLVTTLYKMPKVTIAAIHGAAAGLGLSLALAADYVICGDQTKIAMNFIGIGLIPDGAGHFMMERRVGEVKAKQLIWEGKVMSGLEAEAIGLVDQTAEESQLAEKVDQLIGYIKQKPLKAMIATKKIYAELQEAKLIQSLQLEKQAQLNMRQTQDHQEGIQAFIEKRKPVFTGR from the coding sequence ATGGACAAATTTGAAACGGTTAAATGTGATATTAATGGGGGAGTCGCACGGATTACTTTGAGCCGTCCGCAGTCGATGAATGCTTTAAATGTACAAATGATGGAGGAGTTACTTACTTGTTTGCAAGAAGTAAGCCGAGATAATCAGGTGAAGGTCGTTGTGTTATCAGGTAAGGGGGATGCTTTTTCTTCAGGGGGCGATATTAAACAAATGCTCACTGGTTTAGATGAGCAACAGTTCTTCACAGTGATGGACGTGATTTCCGATTTAGTGACGACTTTATACAAAATGCCAAAAGTAACGATTGCAGCGATTCATGGGGCGGCCGCAGGATTAGGATTGAGCTTAGCACTGGCAGCTGATTATGTCATTTGTGGCGATCAGACAAAGATTGCGATGAACTTCATTGGCATCGGATTGATCCCTGATGGAGCGGGCCATTTTATGATGGAAAGACGAGTAGGAGAAGTGAAAGCGAAGCAGCTCATTTGGGAAGGGAAAGTGATGAGTGGCTTAGAAGCAGAAGCCATTGGGTTGGTTGATCAAACAGCGGAAGAAAGCCAGTTGGCCGAAAAAGTGGATCAATTAATCGGCTATATTAAGCAAAAGCCGCTGAAAGCGATGATTGCGACAAAGAAAATATATGCCGAGCTTCAAGAAGCCAAACTAATCCAATCATTGCAATTAGAAAAGCAAGCTCAGCTGAATATGAGACAAACGCAAGATCATCAAGAAGGGATTCAAGCCTTTATCGAGAAGCGTAAGCCGGTGTTTACAGGGCGTTAA
- a CDS encoding peptidylprolyl isomerase, with protein sequence MKKWLLSISLVAGAIGLAGCSAGDDVVATTKAGDVTKEDLYEAMKVNNKQQMEQTLQNLVYDKILSEKYTVSDEELDKEFKKAKEQLGDQYEMFLAQFAIDEKGFKELVKSQLLREKAATADIKISDKELKEYYDKWEAPIEVSHILVEDEKTAKDLKAQLDKGAKFEELAEEHSADPGSAANGGSLGWIDNKGREQLVPEFVEAMSSLKVGQVSEPVKSQFGYHIIKVTDKKEKKPLKDMKAELTDELKASKIDPAKLQKKLEKELKASEVKVEDADLKGAFESESAPAEGAPKEETKEEK encoded by the coding sequence ATGAAAAAATGGTTATTATCTATTTCTTTAGTGGCAGGTGCAATCGGCCTTGCGGGATGCAGCGCAGGTGATGATGTTGTCGCCACAACAAAAGCAGGAGATGTCACAAAAGAAGATCTTTATGAGGCAATGAAAGTCAACAACAAACAGCAAATGGAACAAACTCTTCAAAATCTTGTGTACGATAAAATTCTCTCCGAAAAATATACTGTGTCCGATGAAGAACTAGATAAGGAATTTAAAAAAGCGAAAGAGCAATTAGGAGACCAATATGAGATGTTCCTAGCTCAATTCGCTATAGATGAAAAAGGCTTCAAAGAGCTAGTCAAGTCACAGTTGCTACGTGAAAAAGCAGCAACTGCAGATATTAAAATTTCTGACAAAGAACTAAAAGAGTACTACGACAAATGGGAAGCACCAATCGAGGTTAGCCATATTTTAGTAGAAGATGAAAAGACAGCAAAAGATCTTAAGGCGCAACTTGATAAAGGTGCAAAGTTCGAAGAATTGGCAGAAGAACATTCTGCTGATCCAGGCTCTGCTGCAAACGGCGGAAGTTTAGGCTGGATCGATAATAAAGGTCGCGAACAATTAGTTCCTGAATTTGTTGAAGCGATGTCTTCTTTAAAGGTAGGACAAGTTAGTGAGCCAGTGAAATCACAATTCGGTTACCATATCATTAAAGTAACTGACAAAAAAGAGAAAAAACCTTTGAAAGATATGAAGGCAGAATTAACGGATGAATTAAAAGCTTCTAAAATAGACCCTGCTAAGCTTCAGAAGAAATTAGAAAAAGAATTAAAAGCATCAGAGGTCAAAGTGGAAGATGCTGACCTAAAAGGTGCTTTCGAAAGTGAATCGGCTCCTGCAGAAGGTGCACCGAAAGAAGAGACAAAAGAAGAAAAATAA
- a CDS encoding GNAT family N-acetyltransferase, producing MKIRSVKGEDYKVLAPLINEWWGGRNMSDMLPKLFFDHFKNTSFIAEKEGEIVGFLIGFFSQSHANEAYIHFVGVHPNYRKHNIGKRLYTEFFQVVKQNGRHVVRCVTSPVNKTSISYHTKMGFEIEEGDKKVDGVSVNTDYDGPNQDRVLFVKQLD from the coding sequence ATGAAAATTCGTTCAGTAAAAGGAGAAGATTACAAAGTCCTTGCCCCACTAATCAACGAATGGTGGGGCGGCAGAAACATGTCTGATATGCTGCCCAAACTGTTCTTTGATCATTTTAAAAATACAAGTTTCATTGCTGAAAAAGAAGGAGAAATTGTAGGCTTTCTTATAGGATTCTTCTCTCAAAGTCATGCTAATGAAGCATATATTCACTTTGTTGGAGTTCATCCCAATTACAGAAAACATAATATTGGAAAACGCTTATACACTGAATTTTTTCAAGTGGTTAAGCAAAACGGGCGTCATGTTGTCCGCTGTGTAACATCACCTGTTAACAAAACGTCGATTAGCTATCACACTAAGATGGGATTTGAAATTGAAGAAGGGGACAAAAAAGTAGATGGTGTTTCAGTCAATACTGACTACGATGGACCCAACCAAGACAGAGTATTATTTGTGAAACAGCTAGATTAA
- a CDS encoding HIT family protein produces the protein MSDCIFCKIINGDIPSAKVYEDEHVYAFLDISQVTKGHTLIIPKEHKENVFELTSDQAARLFEVVPKIAHAIKKEFQVEGLNILNNNGAVAGQTVFHSHIHLLPRYGKEDGFHPIFQDHSGEYSTEEFQQIAQGIARYIQN, from the coding sequence ATGAGTGATTGCATTTTCTGTAAAATTATTAATGGGGACATTCCTTCTGCAAAGGTGTATGAAGATGAACATGTGTATGCGTTTTTAGATATTAGTCAAGTCACGAAAGGACACACTTTAATTATTCCGAAAGAACATAAAGAAAATGTCTTTGAATTAACGTCTGACCAAGCAGCTCGTCTCTTTGAAGTCGTACCGAAAATTGCCCATGCCATAAAAAAAGAATTTCAAGTCGAAGGGCTAAATATTTTAAATAATAACGGTGCAGTAGCTGGTCAAACGGTTTTCCATTCCCATATTCACTTGCTTCCACGATACGGCAAAGAAGATGGGTTTCATCCGATCTTTCAAGACCATAGCGGCGAATATTCGACAGAAGAATTCCAACAAATCGCTCAAGGGATTGCGCGCTACATTCAAAACTAA
- a CDS encoding ABC transporter ATP-binding protein, translating into MLVLDHVTKKFGEFTAVNQLSLNIPEKDMFGFLGANGAGKTTTFRMILGLMKQTDGRITWMNEAINYDTSAHIGYLPEERGLYPKMKVKEQIVYLARLRGMDKRRAASETDHWLERFNVPDYANKKVEELSKGNQQKIQFIASVVHQPQLLILDEPFSGLDPINVELLKQAVIELKESGTTIVFSSHRMEHVEELCEHLCIMHHGRPVVHGNLSDIKRSFGKKNVKVHADFDVSFLANAPGVLKSKKTAEGIILQIAEEEISQRIFSELQGKGFVQKFELEEPSLNDIFIEKVGASYE; encoded by the coding sequence ATGTTAGTATTGGACCATGTAACAAAAAAATTTGGAGAGTTCACGGCGGTCAATCAACTGTCGTTAAACATTCCAGAGAAAGATATGTTTGGTTTTTTAGGAGCGAATGGGGCAGGGAAGACAACGACTTTTCGTATGATTTTAGGGTTGATGAAGCAAACGGATGGTCGTATTACTTGGATGAATGAAGCAATTAATTACGATACGAGTGCTCATATTGGGTATTTACCTGAAGAAAGAGGACTGTATCCGAAAATGAAAGTGAAGGAACAAATTGTCTATTTAGCACGATTGCGTGGAATGGATAAAAGACGAGCTGCGAGTGAAACGGATCATTGGCTTGAAAGGTTCAATGTGCCAGATTATGCGAATAAAAAAGTAGAAGAGCTATCAAAGGGAAATCAGCAAAAAATACAGTTTATTGCGTCGGTTGTTCATCAGCCACAGCTATTAATTCTCGATGAGCCATTCAGTGGGCTGGACCCGATCAATGTTGAATTGCTTAAGCAAGCAGTGATTGAATTAAAGGAGAGCGGGACGACAATTGTTTTTTCTAGTCATCGGATGGAACATGTCGAGGAGCTATGTGAGCATTTATGTATTATGCATCATGGCCGTCCTGTTGTGCATGGAAACTTAAGTGACATTAAACGTTCATTTGGCAAGAAGAATGTGAAGGTACATGCTGATTTTGATGTGAGCTTTTTAGCGAATGCCCCAGGTGTGTTGAAATCGAAGAAGACAGCTGAAGGGATTATTTTGCAAATTGCAGAGGAAGAGATATCACAGAGAATTTTTTCTGAGCTACAAGGGAAAGGTTTCGTGCAGAAATTTGAATTAGAAGAGCCTTCTTTAAATGATATCTTTATTGAAAAGGTAGGTGCTTCATATGAATAG
- a CDS encoding ABC transporter permease, protein MNSFWLMLSQSYLNKFKTKSFILTTLIVAIIIMVGANFEKIVDMFEGEDEQTKIAVIDERGTLFQPLKQQLTAQNSDIQLIEATKQTEAQLTKDVEQEKYEGYILLKRDAQGLPTATYKALSVANSELVNEISQALQMIKGQEMANKLKLSKEEMALWNAPVDVEKVALAKEAKSEEEMMQAQALVYILLFFIYLSVIIYANMIASEVAIEKSSRVMEILISSVSPVKQMFAKIIGIGLLGLTQMVIWLGVAYYAFSSQSEDSVASVLGLTSVSASLLIYAIVFFILGYFLYATIAALLGSLVSRLEDVQQMMMPLTFSVMIAFFMSMYGLGNPESPVITISSFIPFFTPMIMFVRVGMLNIPMWEVATGIGILLVSILILGVIGARIYRGGVLIYGKSSSLKDLKKAIQLSKHQ, encoded by the coding sequence ATGAATAGTTTCTGGTTAATGCTGTCGCAATCATATCTTAATAAATTTAAGACGAAATCTTTTATACTGACCACACTGATTGTCGCGATCATCATTATGGTTGGAGCCAACTTTGAAAAAATAGTTGATATGTTTGAGGGAGAAGATGAACAGACAAAGATTGCGGTTATTGATGAAAGAGGAACACTTTTTCAACCGCTGAAGCAACAGCTGACTGCTCAAAATAGTGATATCCAATTAATCGAAGCGACCAAACAAACGGAGGCCCAATTAACAAAGGATGTAGAACAAGAAAAATATGAAGGATATATTTTGTTAAAGAGGGATGCACAAGGCTTACCAACCGCTACATATAAAGCATTAAGTGTGGCAAATAGTGAGCTAGTTAATGAGATTAGTCAAGCTTTGCAAATGATTAAAGGTCAAGAGATGGCGAATAAGTTAAAGCTATCGAAAGAGGAAATGGCTCTTTGGAACGCTCCTGTAGATGTGGAAAAAGTAGCTTTAGCTAAAGAAGCGAAATCAGAGGAAGAGATGATGCAAGCTCAAGCACTTGTGTATATTTTATTGTTCTTTATTTATCTATCGGTGATTATTTACGCAAATATGATTGCTTCTGAAGTAGCGATTGAAAAGTCTTCAAGAGTAATGGAGATTTTGATTTCGAGCGTGTCCCCAGTGAAGCAAATGTTTGCCAAAATCATTGGCATCGGCTTGCTTGGGTTGACACAAATGGTTATTTGGCTCGGAGTCGCTTATTATGCCTTTTCAAGCCAATCAGAAGATTCTGTTGCCAGTGTATTAGGGCTAACATCTGTCTCCGCTTCGCTGTTGATATATGCGATTGTCTTTTTCATTCTTGGTTATTTTTTATATGCAACGATTGCGGCTTTACTAGGCTCGCTCGTTAGCCGATTAGAAGACGTTCAGCAAATGATGATGCCATTGACATTCTCAGTGATGATTGCCTTCTTTATGTCGATGTATGGCCTTGGAAATCCTGAATCTCCGGTCATTACCATTAGCTCGTTTATTCCTTTTTTCACGCCGATGATTATGTTTGTACGTGTAGGTATGTTAAATATCCCTATGTGGGAGGTCGCTACAGGGATCGGTATTTTACTCGTCTCTATTCTCATATTAGGTGTGATTGGGGCAAGAATTTATCGCGGCGGCGTGTTGATATATGGCAAATCAAGTTCATTGAAAGATTTGAAAAAAGCGATTCAATTATCGAAACATCAATAA
- the yhaM gene encoding 3'-5' exoribonuclease YhaM: protein MSQGITHYEAGQSVDCYLLIKSSTRSIAVNGNPYLTLILQDKSGEIEAKLWDAKEETEKQYQPQTIVKVTGEIQNYRGRMQLKIRQIRPANPQDGVQVSEFIETAPMTQEEMTDIITQFIFEMKNPHIQRITRFLLKKHHTEFLEYPAATKNHHEFVSGLAFHVVSMLKLAKSIADLYPSLDRDLLYAGVILHDLGKVMELSGPVSTTYTVEGNLLGHITIMVNEIGKAAEELGIDGEEAMILKHIVLSHHGKAEWGSPKPPMVKEAEILHYIDNLDAKMNMLDRVLERTKPGEFSERVFALDNRSFYKPNFSS from the coding sequence ATGTCTCAAGGTATTACACATTATGAAGCAGGACAAAGTGTCGATTGCTATTTGTTAATTAAGTCTTCTACGAGAAGCATTGCAGTAAACGGCAATCCTTATTTAACGCTAATCTTACAAGATAAGAGCGGAGAAATTGAAGCGAAACTTTGGGATGCAAAAGAAGAGACGGAAAAGCAATATCAGCCCCAGACGATTGTTAAAGTAACGGGCGAAATTCAAAATTATCGTGGAAGAATGCAATTGAAAATTCGACAAATCCGCCCGGCAAACCCACAAGATGGCGTGCAGGTTAGTGAATTTATTGAAACGGCTCCGATGACGCAAGAGGAGATGACGGATATCATCACTCAGTTTATCTTTGAAATGAAGAATCCACATATTCAGCGAATTACACGCTTTTTATTGAAAAAACATCACACTGAATTTCTTGAGTATCCAGCCGCTACAAAAAATCATCATGAATTTGTATCCGGTCTTGCTTTTCATGTCGTTTCTATGTTAAAGCTAGCGAAGTCGATCGCTGATTTGTATCCATCACTTGATCGTGATTTATTATATGCGGGCGTGATTTTGCATGACTTAGGGAAAGTAATGGAGCTTTCTGGTCCTGTATCTACCACCTATACAGTGGAAGGGAATTTACTTGGACATATTACGATTATGGTCAATGAAATTGGTAAGGCCGCAGAGGAGCTTGGCATTGATGGGGAAGAGGCGATGATCTTAAAGCATATCGTCCTATCTCATCACGGCAAAGCGGAATGGGGAAGCCCGAAACCGCCAATGGTGAAGGAAGCCGAAATTCTTCATTATATTGATAATTTAGATGCGAAAATGAATATGCTTGATCGCGTACTAGAGCGGACGAAACCAGGGGAGTTTTCTGAGCGAGTGTTTGCTTTAGATAATCGTTCCTTCTATAAACCGAATTTTTCTTCTTAA